The genomic window GCTTGTCGAGATGGGTTATCGACTGCCGGACGATGCCATCGGGTACGGGCTGCCGGTGATGGAAAGGGTGCACCCGATGCGTGCGCCGGAAGCCTACGACCCACACAAGCATGCAAAACGGGAGAAGAACTACGGGGCCGACATTGCAACACTCATCCGCATGATTGAGGCGGGTGAGCTTTGATCCCGTTCCAACCCACTTTTACGAATACCCGGTTCTCCGGCGGGAAACCCGTGCGTCAACCGGCAAATCCGGCTTCGGACATCTTTCATGCTCCCGCAAGGTGAAATGCCGGAGAGGCATCCGTCAGCTCTCCGCAGGTCGATTCCCACCTGCTTAAGCGCATTTTTCACCGCCGCTTCGCATGGCAGGTCTTTCTTCGCGGCGGGCACGTGCTTGAAAACGTGCGCGGCGCCGGGACATCACCGGGACAACTGCTTGGGCACGCCCTTCACGCGCCGGACTTCGCTCAAAAGCTCTCTCAGCCACGGGCCAAAATTTGCTTGATCATCCCGAGTAAACACGAGCCCCTGGAATCTCCTCTGAAACTCGGCCGGGGCGGCGGCGCTCGGCTTCGAAACGAATCTGCGCTGGATCTCGAAAAGGTATACCGGCCGCTCGGCCAGTGGGAGCCGGATGACACCGGCGCCTCTGGGCGTCCGGGTGTGCGCGTCAATGGAAACCCAGGCGTTTGATCCTTCGGCCGGGCTGCCAACATCGGCGTGGAACGGCTTGAGCGCCGTGATCTACGGAATCTTCCACCAGATCGACAAGCGCTTCGAGTGGGTTGACAAGCGGATCGGCGACCTGCGGGACGCCATGGATGCGCGCTTCAAAAGCCTGGAGGCGCAGATTGATGAGCCATTCAAAAGCCTGGACAAGCGTATCGGCGATTCGCAAGCCCAGACGAACTCGCGATTCGACCGCCGCGAAAGGCTTTTGGAAGCCGCTCCGCGGCAGGAGGCGGGCGCGGAGCTCCAAGCAGCAATTGCGGCTGCGCTCAGCGGATGTCCGCCCGCGACGGCTCCGGCATCTCGGCGATGAGCCACCAGGTATCCAAGCCCGGCCCCAGCTTGGACGCCGGATCAAGCGGCAGTATCTGGCCGATGCTAAGGTCGAGCTGCGAAGGCCCATCCTCCAGCCGCCGAGACCAGGGCGATCGCCAGCAGTAGAATCGCCGAGCCGCTGGCAAGCGAACGCCACGATCTCGGCAGCCGGAGCGCGACGATCGCCGGCCCGATCACCCAGAAGTAACAGGGAAGAGCTGCCGAAGGCGATGGTTCCCAAGACGCTAACGCCAACCGGCGTAATGCTGGCCACGGCGATCGGGATGGGCAAGACCAGAAGAACGGCCAGGGAGGAGAGGCTGGGAGGCCATGTCGAGACATTGCCGCGTGGCGGGGAAACTTTGCCGGAGCGTTGCCGGCAAGCCAAGCGTATCTCACTGGTCGCCGAGGCATTGCGCTAGAACAGCGTTACGGATCGCTTGATGATAGTTTGTTAGCCAACTACAGTTTGCCTGTTTCGTAGTATTGCTGAATTGGATCCATTCCAGTTTTCTACTGCGGCAAAGAAAGACATTGGGCAGGTTCCACCATGAGCGCGCAGCCTAGGACTGAGTCGAAGCATTCCCTCGTGCCCAACGAAGCCGCTGAGGTTAGCCGAGTGATCAAACTGTCTCCAGAGGGGTGGGAAGCTTTCGTCGCCGAGCTTGACGCTCCGCCTCGGGATTTGCCGCGCATGCGCAAGCTGCTAAGCGAACCGACCGTCTTCTCGAATGGCAAGCGCCAGAGAGCGGCTTGCGATCGCCAAGCTTGATGCGCTGCACGACCTTTCCGCTTTCGATTACGGAGAAAAGGCGTTCGACGATTTCCTGGTCAACTACGCTCTAGTAAGTGAGCAGGAAGACGCCTCGCGGACTTACGTTGGCCTTGTCGGCGAGAACACTGTCGTCGGTTTTTCCACTCTCGCGGTCGGAGCGGTCAGTGCGGACAAAGTGCCAGAGCGCTTAAAAAAAGGACTAGCCAGTTATCCAATCCCGATCGTGCTTCTTGCGCGACTCGCCGTGGATCAGAAATGGCAACGGAAGGGAATCGGCGCTGGCCTCTTGCGCGACGCGGTTCAGCACGCTCTCCAGGTTGCGGAGATTGTCGGGGTGCGCGCGATGGTGTTTAATGCCAAGGACAGCAGGGCGAAAGCATTTTA from Methylacidimicrobium sp. B4 includes these protein-coding regions:
- a CDS encoding DUF1778 domain-containing protein, whose translation is MSAQPRTESKHSLVPNEAAEVSRVIKLSPEGWEAFVAELDAPPRDLPRMRKLLSEPTVFSNGKRQRAACDRQA
- a CDS encoding GNAT family N-acetyltransferase, whose product is MASARERLAIAKLDALHDLSAFDYGEKAFDDFLVNYALVSEQEDASRTYVGLVGENTVVGFSTLAVGAVSADKVPERLKKGLASYPIPIVLLARLAVDQKWQRKGIGAGLLRDAVQHALQVAEIVGVRAMVFNAKDSRAKAF